A single Anopheles funestus chromosome 2RL, idAnoFuneDA-416_04, whole genome shotgun sequence DNA region contains:
- the LOC125763350 gene encoding mitogen-activated protein kinase-binding protein 1 isoform X2: MNLHLTMDYIRCDQIKLKKILGLTVCSSAGLDVSSTTGVLAYPAGCTVVLFNSKKLSQNFLLNTAKKAITAVAYSECGRYLATGECGHNPSIKVWELDGGNGSGTIENGAAGSIVAEFSGHKYAVSCVAFSPTGKYLVSVGSQHDNIVNVFDWKANLKIASNKVTAKVVAVSFSEDGNYFVTVGNRHVKYWYLEGSRKYKEPIPLMGRSAILGELRNNDFCAVACGKGEMAESTYAITRNGHLVEFNARRLLDKWVMCRTNAANCMVASTKYILVGCAEAIVRVFNAETLEYITTLPRTHFLGVDVAQGVHINHMMAVPQSAKYPDTIAIVYDETRSKVTCVYNDHSLYIWDLRDIRRVGKSQSFLYHSACIWGVETVPFSYQQLKHNANGGDTLPSDCFMTCSSDDTIRVWDVDSCETNEVYRKNIYSKELLKVLYIDDELNFIKDTDNPIHSTEKNSSYDGRNGVRCIKISPESRQLATGDRSGNIRIYNLSNLKLITTIEAHDSEVLCLEYTNDKIDRRLLASASRDRLIHIFDCEANYRILQTLDDHSSSITSVRFIGAGKQFQMVSCGADKSIIFRHFQNNVFLRGNNCSGKNTLYDMEVDSNSKHILTACQDRNIRVYSTQNAKHTKTFKGSHSDEGSLIKVSLDLSGIYIATSCTDKTLSVYDYYSNECMARMYGHSELVTGLKFTNDCKYLISASGDGCVFIWQVPHDMIVTMQARLSQQALRSGIQPIPRTLQPTNPFTDAILNHPQPTPVPNNPALSASEFGSPPNSAFLVDDAPVTPGYRFSDVGQLPQWAKRKPSEDLQSNSPVLGSSPSQGGSNFGGLAPKPRGRWGQKGVGGQLEDPFDLRNIVESSPLGTTFTTEQRQPTTPTPPQPVTGHPTHPPATNTPTSGYNSSGSKDVYSNAYLSEDSSIDSGRENRRPDLSSFLHKKITETKALNSLNSESNTEHDGDVEDISDGERTSSDHGMVYYPSAAPSTPTDFKINDVDTNELRKSIRRQKLEKQGLSLAAQFQSAASGTGTGTSDDEDEGSTPSGDNADRSLASTLGGSSESIPQQASSTFLQAVLDGPGSLSDRERSQARKSVSAKHNNDSKITTSISKSFANNKKEELMKVINEAKAKLENGIMFHNKRPLNYAQFKVGYRSGLRASHSISDLSHSMNMSGASPNRTQRIEVDNNLGSRMYPAVSGASGPYGGSATHMNASNFLHSAAPRSKLAQNCILMNQIQQELPPYPRDVGIYEQPAQRPDKLDLVELPPVPADKLRKHPGILKNYKSCPVSPVHEEQEWSSPSNHDESSHNQQKPHDRTGRHGQMRHSMYYEDAKTILSMIHSDTEKMIREITSKYGDLDDIQPTAKVKDGEKPASSTTSSKDPDPKAAAPHDQHEHGFLSEDEPNFSSDSLEDCSLDLDLERHGQPVPPARRKQCAKHNPAKKLQPSLPKRSVSDYFIYDQPPQGAPYEIPYRNVSLSDILDDEEAIRQAENRFLETQRHSSASFFLGQQYPTRKSQESILSDEFGSGGVSFCNSMESILSDDSECKSAPLEVLFGRIRRDHLAHHGGHGHGGGVGGRNATNFEYKLEGIGCATSKSYGSSPNAGSGFDYYMQGNYFHATATDSSYFGMVHDSLEYGGHERRATVRQGAPGMPTSISYPRFLPSLASAGAAPLSSGREELLFNETFEEGEDFIPSLTSKAAQYGGATVKSLSKDFANQRKQMNSNPLYNCNDGSGGNGDLFIRKTLNATNQHHQITRSDIFGTESSVYVMKKSCSFEIEMGGRRIARNSKKFEQNLQRFEQERKQSNDRFHHQQFGGTLEMDYVPHKPPVAHRRSASMKGRGRVRSKEKFNTIIGQMSNSTGQCDEPAMIGGKLRDFVNRDFVLPPKSGEVMSVSVGGIRRSDIGEEKSFEVYVAEKGVSEDDNMDSLELLSKAKNAACVRKENSTDSLEVSVPPSEGVTEIGVEALEEMEPTEDDDAKPAEEALVAEEALELPKKSLTQGATSELEKLIDRGLLTSGEYNRFLDIEKKIDIINKLVELEERKLEQERTAKEYRMRPFECDPRQKGYVKSLTENFDRLAKDAQEELENEKSWHLAKARMKRNFSLPDVLDFGADCCCRQHGKCCEQEGEDCGCCGDGCDAYKQKDEEELSEKDENSMAAAVAAVAAAVAAIGMSSSDEGFYDFLPTNCSNLVVSLFTVSVSFSRYSVGSVFL; the protein is encoded by the exons ATGTACAGTGGTGTTGTTCAACTCCAAAAAGCTATCCCAGAATTTCCTGCTCAACACAGCGAAAAAGGCGATAACGGCCGTCGCATACTCAGAATGTGGCCGGTATCTGGCAACGGGAGAATGTGGTCACAACCCCTCGATCAAGGTGTGGGAACTGGATGGTGGCAACGGTAGCGGTACGATCGAGAATGGTGCCGCCGGTAGCATCGTGGCAGAGTTCTCCGGCCACAAGTACGCAGTCAGCTGTGTGGCCTTCTCGCCCACAGGCAAGTACCTGGTGTCGGTTGGCTCGCAGCACGACAACATTGTGAATGTTTTCGACTGGAAGGCAAATCTGAAGATCGCCTCGAACAAGGTGACTGCCAAGGTGGTGGCGGTTAGCTTTAGCGAGGATGGCAACTACTTCGTCACTGTGGGCAACCGGCATGTAAAGTACTGGTATTTGGAGGGTAGCCGCAAGTATAAGGAACCGATCCCGCTGATGGGACGGAGTGCCATCCTGGGAGAGCTACGAAACAATGACTTCTGTGCGGTAGCGTGCGGCAAGGGAGAGATGGCCGAGAGTACGTACGCAATTACGCGGAACGGTCATCTGGTCGAATTCAATGCGCGTCGCTTGCTGGACAAGTGGGTGATGTGCCGCACCAATGCGGCTAACTGTATGGTTGCCAGTACAAAGTACATTCTCGTCGGTTGTGCCGAAGCCATCGTGAG GGTATTTAATGCCGAAACGCTAGAATACATTACCACCCTGCCGAGGACACATTTTCTCGGTGTTGATGTAGCGCAAGGGGTGCACATCAACCACATGATGGCGGTACCACAAAGCGCAAAGTATCCCGACACTATAGCCATCGTGTATGACGAGACTCGCTCGAAGGTGACATGCGTGTACAACGATCACAGTCTGTACATCTGGGATCTGCGAGACATCAGGCGGGTGGGCAAGAGTCAATCGTTTCTGTACCACTCCGCCTGCATCTGGGGCGTCGAAACAGTGCCATTTAGCTACCAGCAGCTCAAGCACAACGCGAACGGTGGCGATACGTTGCCGTCGGATTGCTTCATGACCTGCTCATCGGACGACACGATTCGCGTGTGGGACGTGGACAGCTGCGAAACGAACGAGGTGTACCGGAAGAACATCTACAGCAAGGAGCTGCTCAAGGTGCTGTACATCGATGACGAGCTGAATTTCATAAAGGATACGGACAATCCGATCCACAGTACGGAGAAAAACTCAAGCTACGATGGCCGCAATGGGGTGCGTTGTATCAAAATCAGCCCGGAAAGCAGGCAGCTGGCGACGGGCGACCGGAGTGGCAACATTCGAATTTACAATCTCAGTAATCTTAAGCTCATCACGACGATCGAGGCGCACGATTCGGAGGTTTTGTGTCTGGAGTACACGAATGACAAAATCGACCGACGTCTGTTGGCAAGTGCGAGCCGAGATCGATTGATACACATTTTCGATTGTGAGGCAAACTATCGAATACTGCAAACGCTGGACGATCATTCGAGCAGCATCACCTCGGTGCGGTTCATCGGGGCCGGCAAGCAGTTCCAGATGGTGTCCTGCGGTGCAGACAAATCCATCATTTTCCGCCATTTCCAGAACAATGTGTTTCTGCGCGGCAATAACTGCTCTGGGAAAAATACACTCTACGACATGGAGGTGGACAGCAACAGTAAGCACATTCTTACCGCGTGCCAGGACAGAAACATTCGCGTCTACAGCACACAGAACGCGAAGCACACGAAGACATTCAAGGGATCGCATTCGGATGAGGGCAGTTTGATTAAGGTCAGTCTTGATCTTAGTGGCATCTACATTGCAACGTCCTGCACGGACAAAACGCTCAGTGTGTACGATTACTATTCCAACGAATGCATGGCACGAATGTACGGGCACAGTGAGCTCGTCACCGGGCTAAAGTTTACCAACGACTGCAAATATCTTATATCGGCTAGCGGGGACGGATGTGTGTTCATCTGGCAGGTACCGCACGATATGATCGTTACGATGCAGGCACGTCTTTCACAGCAAGCGCTTCGTTCAGGCATCCAGCCTATTCCACGAACGCttcaaccaaccaacccgTTCACTGATGCCATTTTAAACCACCCGCAACCCACACCGGTGCCAAACAACCCTGCTCTAAGCGCATCAGAGTTCGGATCACCACCCAACAGTGCTTTTCTGGTCGATGATGCTCCAGTCACACCTGGGTATCGATTTTCCGACGTGGGTCAGCTACCGCAGTGGGCCAAAAGGAAACCATCCGAAGATTTGCAATCAAATTCCCCTGTACTCGGCAGTAGTCCAAGCCAAGGTGGTAGCAATTTCGGTGGCCTAGCGCCAAAACCAAGAGGACGCTGGGGTCAGAAGGGTGTCGGTGGACAGCTAGAGGATCCGTTCGATCTAAGAAACATCGTCGAGAGTAGTCCGCTTGGCACAACGTTTACGACAGAGCAGCGACAACCCACAACACCAACACCTCCACAGCCTGTCACTGGTCATCCTACGCATCCACCGGCAACTAACACACCCACGTCCGGTTATAATAGCAGCGGATCAAAGGATGTTTACAGCAACGCCTACCTCAGTGAAGATAGCTCAATCGACAGCGGACGGGAGAATCGGCGGCCAGATCTGAGTTCTTTCCTGCACAAGAAGATCACTGAAACGAAGGCGCTGAACAGTTTGAACTCGGAATCGAACACCGAACACGACGGTGACGTGGAGGATATATCGGATGGTGAGCGAACGAGCTCGGATCATGGCATGGTGTATTATCCATCCGCAGCACCATCCACTCCAAC TGATTTCAAAATTAACGATGTCGACACAAATGAGCTGCGCAAATCGATTCGGCGACAGAAGCTAGAAAAGCAAGGTCTTAGCCTAGCGGCCCAATTTCAGAGTGCTGCGTCTGGTACCGGTACGGGAACGTCCGACGACGAGGATGAAGGATCTACCCCAAGCGGTGATAATGCAGATCGATCGCTTGCTTCGACGCTTGGAGGAAGTTCGGAAAGTATTCCTCAACAAGCATCGTCCACCTTTCTACAGGCAGTTCTCGACGGGCCTGGCAGTTTATCCGATCGCGAACGTT caCAAGCGCGAAAGAGTGTGAGTGCTAAGCACAACAACGATTCGAAGATTACGACCAGCATATCAAAATCGTttgccaacaacaaaaaggaggAGCTGATGAAGGTGATCAACGAGGCAAAGGCAAAGCTGGAGAAT GGGATAATGTTTCATAATAAGCGTCCATTAAATTATGCTCAATTCAAG GTCGGCTACCGATCCGGTTTACGCGCTAGTCACAGTATATCCGATTTGAGTCACTCGATGAACATGTCCGGAGCAAGTCCGAACCGTACACAGCGGATAG AAGTAGATAACAATTTAGGTTCCAGAATGTACCCAGCAGTGTCCGGTGCTTCCGGGCCATATGGAGGGTCTGCCACCCATATGAATGCATCAAATTTTCTTCACAGTGCTGCCCCACGATCGAAGCTTGCCCAAAATTGTATACTTATGAACCAAATACAGCAGGAACTTCCACCATATCCGCGAGATGTTGGTATTTATGAGCAACCAGCACAACGACCCGATAAACTAGATCTGGTTGAGCTACCCCCAGTGCCAGCCGATAAGCTACGGAAACATCCTGGCATACTGAAGAACTATAAATCCTGTCCCGTGTCACCCGTGCACGAAGAACAGGAATGGTCCAGTCCTTCGAATCACGACGAATCATCGCACAATCAGCAAAAGCCACACGATCGCACCGGTCGCCATGGGCAGATGCGTCACTCGATGTACTACGAAGATGCGAAAACGATATTGAGCATGATACATTCCGACACCGAGAAGATGATTCGTGAAATCACTAGCAAGTACGGTGATCTGGATGATATACAACCGACCGCAAAAGTAAAAGATGGCGAAAAGCcagcatcatcaacaacatctTCCAAAGATCCCGACCCAAAAGCAGCCGCTCCGCACGACCAGCACGAGCACGGGTTTCTTTCGGAAGATGAACCGAACTTTAGCTCCGACTCGCTAGAAGATTGTAGTCTCGATTTGGACTTGGAACGACACGGCCAACCGGTACCACcagcaagaagaaaacaatgtGCCAAACATAATCCGGCCAAAAAGCTGCAACCCTCACTGCCAAAACGATCCGTTTCCGATTACTTTATCTACGATCAACCACCGCAAGGTGCACCGTACGAAATTCCTTACCGAAACGTCTCGCTTTCCGACATCCTGGATGATGAGGAGGCGATCCGACAGGCGGAGAATCGGTTTCTCGAAACGCAACGACACTCGAGCGCCAGTTTCTTTCTGGGCCAGCAGTACCCAACGCGAAAGAGTCAAGAAAGCATCCTTTCAGATGAGTTTGGTAGCGGTggagttagtttttgtaacaGCATGGAAAGCATCCTGTCGGATGACTCCGAATGCAAGAGTGCTCCGTTGGAAGTGCTGTTCGGGCGCATTCGTCGTGATCATCTTGCGCATCACGGTGGGCATGGACATGGAGGTGGTGTTGGCGGTCGCAATGCTACCAACTTCGAGTACAAACTTGAAGGCATTGGTTGTGCTACTTCAAAGTCGTACGGATCGAGTCCTAACGCTGGCAGTGGCTTCGATTACTATATGCAAGGTAATTATTTCCATGCGACCGCTACGGATAGTAGTTACTTCGGAATGGTACACGACAGCTTGGAATACGGCGGACATGAACGACGCGCAACAGTTCGCCAAGGAGCACCCGGAATGCCCACGTCGATTAGTTATCCCCGGTTTCTGCCCAGTCTTGCGTCTGCCGGTGCAGCTCCACTGTCCAGCGGAAGGGAGGAGCTActttttaatgaaacatttgaagaGGGAGAAGATTTCATCCCATCCCTTACATCGAAGGCGGCCCAGTACGGAGGTGCCACCGTAAAAAGCTTGAGCAAAGATTTTGCCAACCAGCGAAAGCAGATGAACTCGAATCCACTCTACAACTGCAACGATGGCAGTGGTGGGAATGGGGATCTGTTCATACGGAAAACTCTAAACGCCACTAATCAACACCATCAGATCACGCGGTCCGACATATTCGGCACGGAATCTTCAGTGTATGTAATGAAGAAGTCGTGCAGTTTCGAAATCGAAATGGGTGGTCGTCGTATAGCGCGGAATTCTAAAAAGTTCGAACAAAACCTGCAACGTTTCGAGCAGGAGCGAAAGCAATCGAACGACCGCTTCCACCATCAACAGTTCGGTGGAACGTTGGAGATGGATTACGTACCACACAAACCACCGGTTGCCCATCGACGATCGGCTAGTATGAAGGGTCGTGGACGAGTGCGTTCCAAGGAAAAGTTCAACACGATCATTGGTCAGATGTCCAACTCCACCGGTCAATGTGACGAACCTGCGATGATTGGTGGCAAACTGCGTGATTTTGTGAACCGAGATTTTGTGTTGCCACCGAAGTCTGGGGAAGTTATGTCGGTGTCAGTTGGTGGAATACGCCGTAGCGATATTGGTGAAGAAAAGTCTTTCGAAGTGTATGTCGCAGAGAAGGGTGTAAGTGAGGATGATAATATGGATAGTTTGGAGCTGCTCTCCAAGGCAAAAAATGCCGCTTGCGTGAGGAAGGAAAATTCTACCGATTCACTCGAGGTCAGCGTTCCACCGAGCGAGGGTGTGACTGAGATCGGTGTAGAAGCTCTGGAAGAGATGGAACCAACCGAAGACGACGATGCGAAACCCGCAGAAGAGGCACTGGTCGCCGAGGAagcactagaactaccaaagAAGAGTCTCACCCAGGGAGCGACTAGTGAGCTGGAAAAGTTAATCGATCGTGGGCTCCTAACAAGCGGGGAATACAATCGTTTTCTTGATATAGAGAAAAAGATCGACATCATCAATAAGCTTGTGGAGCTAGAGGAACGTAAACTGGAGCAGGAACGCACGGCTAAAGAGTATCGGATGCGCCCATTCGAATGTGATCCACGGCAGAAGGGTTATGTTAAGAGCTTGACGGAAAACTTTGACCGATTGGCAAAGGATGCGCAGGAAGAGCTGGAAAATGAGAAGAGTTGGCATCTGGCAAAAGCTCGCATGAAGCGCAACTTCAGTTTGCCAGATGTACTAGATTTTGGGGCGGATTGTTGCTGCCGGCAGCATGGCAAATGCTGCGAGCAGGAAGGCGAAGATTGCGGGTGCTGTGGTGATGGATGCGATGCGTACAAGCAGAAAGACGAAGAAGAACTGTCggaaaaggatgaaaattCGATGGCGGCCGCTGTTGCGGCAGTTGCTGCTGCCGTCGCTGCCATTGGAATGTCGAGCAGCGATGAAGGTTTCTATGACTTTCTCCCTACAAATTGTTCCAATTTAGTTGTTTCGTTATTTACTGTTTCGGTTTCATTTTCCCGATATTCTGTGGGAAGTGTTTTTCTATAG